The Nitrospirota bacterium nucleotide sequence CTTCTTTGAGACGCGTACGCGCAATGGCAAATCCGTAGACTTCCTGGCTTCCCACTTTTTTCAAGACTTTTGCACATTCATTCATCGTTGAACCGGTGGTAAACACATCGTCTACCAGTAAAACTGTTTTTCCGGAAACATGTTTTGGATTTGGGACCGTCAATGATCTGTCAAGGTTTTTTCTCCGGCCTCTCCCGCTCAATTTCACCTGATGCGTCGTCTGACTCACCTTAACCAAAACATGACCCCATACCGGCCTTTTCAAAATGAGTCCCAAAGCATCCGCCAATAAGAGCGACTGATTAAACTCCCGTTCTCTCAACCGGGTTGGATGCAGCGGGACCGGCAGAATCACCTCTGCTTTTTTCAAAGGGGCCAAATGAGGCCTCACCAATTCTACCAGGGATTTGATTAACGAGACCTGCCGACGATATTTATAAAAGTAGATGCTTTTTGCCAGAGTCCCCTCGTAAGAAAAAGGGATGGTCATTTGATCAAAATAAGGGGGAGTGGCGCGACAATCCCCGCATCGGTGTCCGGGGCTGTAAGAAAGCGCGATGGAAGATAAAAAAGGCCTCCCGCATTGCGGGCAAAAGGGTCCTTCCAATGGCCGAATCCCCGACCAGCAGGGCTCACAAAACAATGGCACCCGGCTTTGACCCAGTTCTTTTTTGCAAGCCTGGCACTCCGCGGGAAAAAACAGTTCCAGAAAGTGTCTTGTCCATCGACCGAACTTCATTGCGCTCGATTCCTTCCAAAACCGGGATTTAAAAAGAAACGTTATAATAAATTTTGAGGATCCACATCGATTTCCAGCTTTACACCGTCTTTTTTTAACTCTTGCCATCTTTTCAAGATTTCTCGCGAAGTCTCCTGTATTTTGCTTGCTTTTCTTCCTTTGATAAGGCATCGCCAACGATACTTGCCTTTTAGTTTCATGAGCGGTGCAGGAGCTGGACCGAGAATTTCCAGAGAGGCGTCTCTTAGTCTTTCAACAATTTTGACAAATTCTCCGGTTTTCTCTTCCACTTTTTTTTCAACAGAACCGCTAAATAGAAATGTTACTAACCGCGAGTAAGGGGGATAATTCAATTCCCTCCTGAAGGCCATCTCCTTTTGATAAAATCCTTTGTAATCCTGATTTCGGGCGAAAACCAGACTGTAATGATCCGGATTATACGTTTGAATCAAGACTTCACCTGCCGTATCGCCTCTGCCGGCCCTTCCGGCAACCTGCGTCAGTGTTTGAAAGGTTTTCTCAGCGGATCGAAAATCGGGAAAATTGAGAATGGTATCGGCACAGAGCACCCCTACCAATGTAATTTTAGGAAGGTCATGCCCTTTGGTCACCATTTGTGTCCCGATTAAAATGTCGACTTTCTCCCCCTGCATGTCTTGAATGATCTGATCGTGAGAAAATTTTCTTCCAGTGGTGTCGCGATCCATACGTCTGATCCTTGCCTCAGGATATAAAGATCTCAGTTCCTCTTCGATTTTTTCCGTTCCCTGGCCCATATAAGCAAGATCAATCCCGTGACAGAGCGGACAGCCCGACAAAGGCAAAACAGAATAATCGCAGTAGTGGCAATGAAACTGGCCGCTTTTCTTGTGAAAGGTCATGGAGACTGAACAGTTCTTGCATTTTAGACTGAAACCGCATTCATAGCAGAGCAAGAAAGGCGAAAAGCCTCTTCGGTTTAAAAAAAGCAAGACCTGCTCTTTTCTTTCCAATCGTGAAAGAATCGCTTGATGAAGCGGTTCCGTGATTCCTCCTTCTTTAAACAGCGGGGGAGTCTCTTTCAAATTGATCAGCTTGACGAATGGAAGAGTTCTCTCCCCCACCCTGGTATCGAGAGAAAGGAGCACTGATTTTCCGTTTTGGCTATTATAGTACGATTCCAGCGAAGGGGTCGCAGAACCCATTAAGACAACCGACCCAAGCTGCTTTGCTCTAACCAGGGCCGTATCCCGAGCATGGTACCTGACGTCACTCTCCTGTTTGTAGGCGGGATCATGTTCTTCATCTATGATAATAATTCCGAGCTTTCGAAATGGCACAAAAACAGAGGAACGGACACCTACGACAATGGAGATCTCGCCCGATTCAATCTTCTTCCAGGCATCTCCCCGCTCACCGGCCGACAACCCGCTGTGAATAACCCCTACGCGGTCACCGAACCTGCCTTTGACGCGCTGGATCATTTGGGGCGTAAGCGATATTTCAGGAACAATTAAAAGTCCTTCCTTTCCGAGCTTAAGCCCGTGTTCCAGGGCTCTTAAGTAAATCTCTGTCTTACCGCTCCCCGTGACTCCAAAAAGGAGAAACGGGGAAAATACATTCTTTTCAAGGGCATTCTTTATCTTTTCAAATGCGGTCTTCTGGTCCGGAGTCAATTCTGGAATCGGGTAGCGTGGGGTCTGCCGGGCATACGGATTCCGAAAGACCTCCCTTTCTTCTTCGATTAAAATATTCTTTTCGGCCAGAGACCGGTAGGGATTTGCATTTCCTTCTTCCGGAATCAGTCTTTCCCCTTCCTGTTTCAAGAATCGTCGGAGCACCGCAGTCTGGCGTGGTGCATTCTTGAGGTGACTCATAGCCGTCTCAAGATCCTCCGGGGCAATTTTAAGCAAATAGGTTCGCCGCAATTTCGCATGGGTCCCCTCCGGAGGAAGAAACATTTTTAAGGTCACACCAGGGTACGAAAAATAATAAGTGGCAATCCAAACCGAAAGGGAAATCAGCTCGGTGCTGATTTGCGGGGAATATTCGGAAACTTCAAGGATGGGCTTGATCCGTTTAACAGAAGTCTCGCTGTCGAGACTGACCACAAATCCCTGAATCACCTGACGGCCAAAAGGGACTTTGACCCTTTTGCCTACCGCGACGCGATCCAATAAATGGGAAGGAATCTCATATTGAAAGAGTTGTTCAACCGGCCTGGCAATGGCAATAGTGGCATACTGGATAACCATGGAGGAAAATTTTAACAGGTCGATATTGCGATTACAACCGCCGTTTCGTTTCAAAATCAGTTTGAATGTCATCTCAACGAATCACGGGTCATCGCCTCAATCACGATTAAAACATATCATTTAACGATGACATGAGGTATAATCTAACATTCACCCTTAATAATCCTCTTAAACAAAGCCGCGACTGCATCGGGTCATGTTAGAAAAAGAGGGTAGATAGGAAAATTCGTGACGACGACCAGCATCATCTATAAGACAGGAACGGAAGTGGTATCGGTCTGTACAAAATGTAAATTGCCGCTGGCCCACATCATCGTGGCCATGGAGGGACTGAAGATTAAGAAAGTCCGTTGCAATACCTGTGAAAAAGAACATCGGTTCGTCTCTCCCCATGCAAAAAAACGCGCATCCGCGCCGAAAGCAAGAGTGGAAGAGAACTGGAATCAGCTGATGGAGTCTTTTTCCTCGAAGAAGAAAATACCTTACACGCTTTCAGGCCTCTACAGGGAACATGATCTGATCGATCATCAGACCTTCGGACTGGGAATCGTGAATCAGGTCTTATCGAAAGAAAAAATCCGCGTGGTCTTCAAAGAAGGCGAAAAGTTCCTGGCTTCATCCAGGCATTCACTTTAGTTCTATTGGAATGCCCGGATTCTCCATTTTTTATTGAGGACGATTTTTGCCCTTTAGCAGTTTAAACCTCCATCCCAATCTCATCAAAGGCCTAAAAGATCTTGGCTTTGTTCGGCCCACGCCGATTCAATCGGACGCTATTCCTCCGGCACTGTCGGGTCAGGATCTTCTTGCGTGCGCCTCGACAGGAAGTGGAAAAACAGCCGCTTTTCTTCTGCCGATTCTTCATAAGCTGATTGGAAAGCCGCGGGGAACGACGCGAGCGCTGATTATTACGCCGACTCGTGAACTAGCTGCTCAAATTTTGGAGGATTTAAACGATCTTGCGGTCCACACTCCCCTTACAGGCGCGGCGGTATTCGGCGGTGTGGGAATGGGACCCCAGGAACATGCATTTCGAAGCGGCGTGGATATCATGATCGCCACACCGGGCCGTCTTCTTGATCATTTCAGGGCACCTTACGCCAAACTAACCGGAATCGAGCACCTGGTATTCGATGAGGCCGACCGAATGCTCGATATGGGATTTCTGCCAGATATCCGGAGAATCCTCCGTCATATTCCTTCCAAGCGGCAAACCCTTTTCTTTAGTGCCACGATGCCGGCTCCCATTCTGGAGTTAACGCGTGATATTCTTCACCGTCCCGTGATGATCAATCTGGAACGCCAAGCAGCGCCAGCCGTAGGGATCACCCAAGCCATCTATCCGGTCCCCCAGGATCTCAAGGCTTCCCTGTTTATCAAGCTTTTGCAACGAGGGGATATTAAACAGGCGCTGGTTTTCACTCGGACCAAGCACCGGGCAAATCGACTGGCAGATAACCTGATTAAGAATGGCTTTAAAGCGGAAAGAATTCACGGGAACCGGTCACAGGCTCAAAGAACCGCAGCCTTGGCAGGATTTAAAAGTGGAAAATACCATATTCTGGTTGCGACAGATATTGTCGCCCGAGGAATTGATGTCGAGTCCCTGGGCCATGTGGTCAACTTCGATCTGCCCAAGGCGGCCGAAGATTATATTCACCGGGTGGGCCGAACCGGCCGTGCCGATGCAACAGGAGATGCGTTCACTTTTGTCGCTCCGAATGAAGAAGGCGAACTTAAAAACATTGAACGTTCTATCGGAAAACGGCTTCCCAGGATCATCCTGCCTGATTTTAATTATTCCGCACGGCCAGAAGGACGTCTTGAAGTTCCCCTCGCCGAGCGAATTGCTGCGATTCGTACCAGAAAATCCCAGGAGAGAGCCCGTGCCAAAATCAATGCGGGGCGGCGTAGTGATACCAGAAGACCCTCCAAATAACCTCTTAAGATGCAGATATCCGTTCTGTAAAGGATATCTGCATCTTAAGAAAGACCTGTCTTTTTAAGCCGCTTTTTTGAATTCGAGACGTGCATCCTTCTCATTGCGGGAAGAATTTTTAAGGCCTCCAATCTCCTCTCCTGATGAATTTGAAAGAAGTACCGTATGGACATACATTAACATCATCCACCCAATAAACCCAATCCCGACTATAATTTGCAATACCAAGAGCTCGTTTTGAAGCATCTCTCCGCCCCCTGAAGTCCCAATTAACATAGGTTGCTCCTTCAATTAAAAGTTGTCTGATTACTCGTATATTGGAGCATAAATTGTGCCAATAGATGTTACAGAAAATTCACTTATTTTTTAGAGACTTAGATTTCGTTAAGGGAGAACTAAAGAAAAAGAAAATGACGTTTGTGGGTATTAAAAGGGGAAAAAAGACCCATGAACCAAGTGTTAACAGGCTTTCGCTAAAAGAACCCTTTTTTCGCCATTAAGAGCTGCGTGATCTCCTCCTGCGGAAGGGGTTTACAGTAATAGAATCCCTGAACCTTGTCGCAATGGAGCGACTGGAAAATTTGTAGTTGTTCTTTCGTTTCGACCCCTTCTGCCACAACCTTGAGATTCAGACTGTGTGCAAGGGCCGTGATGGCCGTCACGATCGCCTGGTCATCGGAATCGGTTACGATGTCCCGAATAAATGTGCGATCGATTTTAAGACATGAAATTTGAAAGTGTTTCAGGTAGGCCAGCGACGAATATCCCGTTCCAAAGTCGTCCACGGAAGTTTTAATTCCAAGCCTGTGCAGTTCTCGCAAGGTTGCCGCGGTATTGTCCGGATTTTTCATAATAGCGCTTTCAGTAATTTCTAATTCCAGACAGTCAGGTAAAATGCCGGAAGTCCGAACAATATTGGAAATGGTATTGACCAACGTGCTTTGCTGAAACTGACGACTGGATATATTTACGGCGACAGATACCTTGGGCAATCCGGCCGCCTGCCAAGTCCGAATCTGGGCGCAGGCGGTACGCAGCACCCAGTTTCCTATCGGATTAATCAGACCGGTTTCTTCCGCAATAAGAATGAACTCCTGGGGAGAAACGATTCCTTTATCGGGTTGAATCCATCGAATCAGTGCCTCCAGACTCACGATCGAGCCTGTTGCCAGTTCGATGATCGGTTGATAATGGAGAACAAATTCATCTCGTTCCAAAGCACGGCGAAGTTTGTTTTCCAACGACAAGCGATCTGAAACCCGGGCATTGAGCAGCGGCGAATAAAGTTGATAGTTATTTTTTCCCTGGTCTTTGGCGCGATACATCGCCGTATCCGCATTCTTGAGCAGTGATTCGTAATCCTGGCCATCCTCAGGGTAGACGGCGATCCCGATGCTTCCCGAGACAAAGATTTCCTGTTCTTTTAACTGAAAAGGAGACGTCAGGACGTCGAGTATTTTTTGTGCGACAAGATGCGTGTCATCGGAATTGGCCACGTGATCGAGGATGAAAATAAATTCATCTCCACCAAGTCGGGCAATGGTGTCTCCTTCCCGTATGCAGGTGGAGAGCCGTCTGGAGACTTCTTTCAACAACAGGTCGCCAAAATCATGCCCTAGCGTATCATTAATATTTTTAAACCGATCCAGGTCCAGGAACAAAACTCCGACAAAACGTTTGGTCCACTTGGCCCTTGCCATCGCCTGATCCAGGC carries:
- a CDS encoding ComF family protein — protein: MKFGRWTRHFLELFFPAECQACKKELGQSRVPLFCEPCWSGIRPLEGPFCPQCGRPFLSSIALSYSPGHRCGDCRATPPYFDQMTIPFSYEGTLAKSIYFYKYRRQVSLIKSLVELVRPHLAPLKKAEVILPVPLHPTRLREREFNQSLLLADALGLILKRPVWGHVLVKVSQTTHQVKLSGRGRRKNLDRSLTVPNPKHVSGKTVLLVDDVFTTGSTMNECAKVLKKVGSQEVYGFAIARTRLKEAVRQDSLRDLEGSDGSES
- the priA gene encoding primosomal protein N', with the protein product MTFKLILKRNGGCNRNIDLLKFSSMVIQYATIAIARPVEQLFQYEIPSHLLDRVAVGKRVKVPFGRQVIQGFVVSLDSETSVKRIKPILEVSEYSPQISTELISLSVWIATYYFSYPGVTLKMFLPPEGTHAKLRRTYLLKIAPEDLETAMSHLKNAPRQTAVLRRFLKQEGERLIPEEGNANPYRSLAEKNILIEEEREVFRNPYARQTPRYPIPELTPDQKTAFEKIKNALEKNVFSPFLLFGVTGSGKTEIYLRALEHGLKLGKEGLLIVPEISLTPQMIQRVKGRFGDRVGVIHSGLSAGERGDAWKKIESGEISIVVGVRSSVFVPFRKLGIIIIDEEHDPAYKQESDVRYHARDTALVRAKQLGSVVLMGSATPSLESYYNSQNGKSVLLSLDTRVGERTLPFVKLINLKETPPLFKEGGITEPLHQAILSRLERKEQVLLFLNRRGFSPFLLCYECGFSLKCKNCSVSMTFHKKSGQFHCHYCDYSVLPLSGCPLCHGIDLAYMGQGTEKIEEELRSLYPEARIRRMDRDTTGRKFSHDQIIQDMQGEKVDILIGTQMVTKGHDLPKITLVGVLCADTILNFPDFRSAEKTFQTLTQVAGRAGRGDTAGEVLIQTYNPDHYSLVFARNQDYKGFYQKEMAFRRELNYPPYSRLVTFLFSGSVEKKVEEKTGEFVKIVERLRDASLEILGPAPAPLMKLKGKYRWRCLIKGRKASKIQETSREILKRWQELKKDGVKLEIDVDPQNLL
- a CDS encoding DEAD/DEAH box helicase, translated to MPFSSLNLHPNLIKGLKDLGFVRPTPIQSDAIPPALSGQDLLACASTGSGKTAAFLLPILHKLIGKPRGTTRALIITPTRELAAQILEDLNDLAVHTPLTGAAVFGGVGMGPQEHAFRSGVDIMIATPGRLLDHFRAPYAKLTGIEHLVFDEADRMLDMGFLPDIRRILRHIPSKRQTLFFSATMPAPILELTRDILHRPVMINLERQAAPAVGITQAIYPVPQDLKASLFIKLLQRGDIKQALVFTRTKHRANRLADNLIKNGFKAERIHGNRSQAQRTAALAGFKSGKYHILVATDIVARGIDVESLGHVVNFDLPKAAEDYIHRVGRTGRADATGDAFTFVAPNEEGELKNIERSIGKRLPRIILPDFNYSARPEGRLEVPLAERIAAIRTRKSQERARAKINAGRRSDTRRPSK
- a CDS encoding EAL domain-containing protein, producing MDEKELKQTLSLLSASLEAVADGLLVVDLQGKILNYNQRFCKMWNIPRSVFEEKVDQKIFHYVLDQLLNPVDFMNQVQSLYLHPEAESADLLEFKDGKYFERHSFPLRISDEIEGRVWSFRDITTTKTTENYLLESEERYRSIFESSVLGIINLNRDGSFIQINTSFCNFLGYSRMELMEKNIMEVTYPEDRPKTRWGVQDSSAQKRVEIEKRYLRKDGSIVWGRVSSSWIKSSHGEYSVAIIQDITERKRVEMESEKSLSLLHATLESTADGILAVDKEGKKIILYNDQFLKMWGVPDSILETIKKTKDDTPLLAYNTRQVKDPEQFINRVKELYRNPTLDSFDVFELKDGRVFERHSKPQMVENKNIGRVWSFRDVTHRASTEKRLHQLANFDALTGLPNRTLLYDRLDQAMARAKWTKRFVGVLFLDLDRFKNINDTLGHDFGDLLLKEVSRRLSTCIREGDTIARLGGDEFIFILDHVANSDDTHLVAQKILDVLTSPFQLKEQEIFVSGSIGIAVYPEDGQDYESLLKNADTAMYRAKDQGKNNYQLYSPLLNARVSDRLSLENKLRRALERDEFVLHYQPIIELATGSIVSLEALIRWIQPDKGIVSPQEFILIAEETGLINPIGNWVLRTACAQIRTWQAAGLPKVSVAVNISSRQFQQSTLVNTISNIVRTSGILPDCLELEITESAIMKNPDNTAATLRELHRLGIKTSVDDFGTGYSSLAYLKHFQISCLKIDRTFIRDIVTDSDDQAIVTAITALAHSLNLKVVAEGVETKEQLQIFQSLHCDKVQGFYYCKPLPQEEITQLLMAKKGFF